In Stomoxys calcitrans chromosome 2, idStoCalc2.1, whole genome shotgun sequence, the following proteins share a genomic window:
- the LOC106086739 gene encoding uncharacterized protein LOC106086739: MCDRKISLAKLEERRLCVEFLELYKTMPSLWDMSSEEYHDKELKKINYERLLQKFRQMEPMASMKEMKRKINVLRTNYRREVKRLENCPIEERSQLFYFEAMDFLRHSDRFQQQQPRQKMKICRIDQDPTYLEDETEIKTHKRMKMCRIEQDPTYLEEETEIKPDFTEQHEYDDTMEEEPLDFETKDTSADFERNNLYKQSHVDFQSNDLYKEQSVDMNRSDLNKEPDEIDRLGQLWVAKIRKMNGTQKLWAEKFINEILLEGQLGNLHRHSIQIMESSPNSTSYSDRS, encoded by the exons ATGTGCGACAGAAAGATATCATTGGCCAAATTGGAGGAAAGAAGACTATGTGTTGAATTTTTAGAATTGTACAAAACTATGCCTTCGTTGTGGGACATGTCTTCGGAGGAATACCACGACAAAGAGTTGAAAAAGATAAACTATGAAAGGCTGCTGCAGAAATTCCGTCAAATGGAGCCAATGGCTTCTATGAAAGAAATGaaacgaaaaataaatgttttgagAACCAACTATAGACGGGAAGTTAAACGTTTGGAAAACTGTCCCATCGAGGAAAGGAgccaattattttattttgaagcTATGGATTTCCTACGTCACAGTGACCGTTTTCAGCAACAACAGCCAcgacaaaaaatgaaaatttgtagaATTGATCAAGATCCCACATACTTAGAG gacGAAACAGAAATAAAAACTCATAAAAGAATGAAAATGTGTAGAATTGAACAAGATCCCACATACTTAGAg GAAGAAACGGAAATAAAACCCGATTTTACCGAACAGCATGAATACGATGATACCATGGAAGAAGAACCATTGGACTTTGAGACAAAAGATACATCTGCGGATTTTGAGAGAAATAATTTGTATAAGCAATCCCATGTAGATTTTCAAAGTAATGACTTGTATAAGGAACAATCGGTAGATATGAATCGAAGTGATTTAAATAAGGAACCAGATGAGATTGATCGACTTGGCCAACTGTGGGTGGCTAAAATTCGTAAAATGAATGGAACACAAAAACTTTGGGCGGAGAAATTTATTAACGAAATTCTGTTGGAAGGGCAGCTGGGCAATTTACATCGTCATAGCATACAAATCATGGAATCCTCTCCAAACTCAACGTCATATAGTGATAGAAGTTAA